In Planococcus versutus, the DNA window CTTGAATTTCTACATTTGCTTCTTTCATCAGTTCGGCAACTTTTGGAAGTAATGTTGTTTGATCCGCTTTTGTAAGTGCAATTTCAGAACGGATTTCTTCTTTTTGATCTTCTAAAGCAGGTTGGTCTTTCACTTGACGCTTTTCAAGAACTTGAATGATATGGAAACCAAACTCAGATTGAACCGGATCACTGATTTTGTCAATTTCAAGGTTGTATGCAGCTTCTTCAAATTCAGGAACCATAGCTCCTGGACCGAACCAATCGACATTTCCGCCTTTTGCAGCAGAACCTGTATCTGTAGAGTTTTCTTCCGCCAATTTAGCGAAATCAGCGCCTTCATCTAATTGTTTTTTTAAAGAGTTGGCTGTTTCTTCATCCGCTACAAGAATGTGACGTGCATTTAACTCAGTTCCTTGACGGTCATATTGAGCTTGGATTTCTTCGTCTGTAACGTCGATGCCTTCAGTTAATGCTTTTTCTTGTAGTAAATTCAAGCGAATTACTTTTTTATAGCTTTCTTCTGTTTGATTATTTTGCTCAAGAAACTGATCAAAGCTTTCGCCAAGCTCTTCTTTATTACTGTCGTATTCTGCGTTTACTTCTTTGTCTGATACATCAAAGTTTTCGGCAAGAACTTTTTCAATCAGTAAAATTTGTATCGCTTGTTCACCGATAGATGTTTTCATTTCTTGATAAAGCTCTTCTTTTGTGACATCGCCAACATCAGAGGTGACGATCGCTTTTTCATCACCGCCATCGCTACATGCGGATAAAGCCAATACAGACGCTGCTAAAGTAAATGTTAAAAAAGATTTTTTCATTAGATTTCGCTCCCAACTTTCTATATAAATGCAGTATTTACTATACTATAAACGTATTACACTATGCAAAGTTCCGAAAAAAAGACACTTGCCAAGAGGCAAGTGTTTTTAAGGGGTAAATTCTACGCCTACATACAACGATACCAGTAAAATCGTAATTAATATATTAATCGTCCGGAATATTTTTTGGTGATTTTCTTCCGGGATTTCCCGAGAAGTAACTAATGCTAATGTCATCCGGTTGATTTGGAAAAGATAAAACACGGAGAACATAACAATAAATGCGATAATCATGGGTTTCCTCCCCTCTAACTTTACTTCCTAGTATAACAAAGACGAGAAGAAAAAGCAGATATTAGCTAACGATAGGAGGAACAAGAATTTCAAATCCTGTGTCTGTTTCTTCAATAAATGAATACTTAGGTGAACGTGATAGGTTGCGAATGTAGATAATGTCCGTTAAACATAGGGCGCAGTGATACGCCAACAGCATAGTAAAGTAGTGACTATAAGCAGGCATCGTGATGCTTGCTGTAACAAGAACTGTATTCAGCACGAGAAAAGGTGTCGCAAGTGACAACAAGAAACGTATTTTTGATACAGGTTCATTGATATGAAGCAAAATAGCCGGACAAACTTTCAGTTGTTTTCGTATAATGAGTTTCAATGATTTATGACAACCGATTAATGGCAAAAAATGCAAAATTTTATGAAGCGGATAAACAGCAAGTAAAGCTAGTATGAAAAACAGAAAATGCTGATCCGATAAAGGAGTAGCATAGGCAATTGCTAGCCCAATGTAAGATGTCATAAAAACAGCTGTTCCAAAAAGTGCTGAGATCATGAATAGCCGGTCAAATCCATATTGTTTTTTTAAGTTAATTGTTTTCCAGCAGTGCATATGTGCATCCCCACTTACTAATTTCATTTTGGTTTCGTTACATACACTACAACGAATTATCGGGAAATGCAACCCTAAAATAGGTATAAAAAATAAGGATTATTGCAGGTCTTTTTGACGCGTGATGACTTGGTTTTCCTCACTAAAGCGGTTCTCAATATTTTTGAAAGAAGCTTCGAAGATTTCCATAAAATCTTCGCCATAAATATTGCGGATAACAGCCATTACATCCATAAATTCAGGAAACTTCCCGTATAATTTCCGCAAAGGAAGAGAGCCATCAATAACTGAATGAGGCGTTTCGTGATAATTTTCAATCATTTCCTGCATTAATTGCTCGCCTTTTTCTGTTAGTTCAACGTAAGTATTTCGTTTATCCGTATCTCGTTTTGAAAAAGACAGCAATTCGCGTTCTTCTAATTTTTTTGAGAAGTTAAAAGCAGTCGAAACATGCATCACACCAAATTTAGCGACATCTGATATAGAAGCACCTTTTAAGTGATAGGAAATCCAAAGAATATGATGTTCATTAATATTCAAGTCATAAGGTTTTATCCACATTTGCCAATCTTTTTCTACGGCTTTCCACAATGCTTTTGACAATTGACCGATGCGTTGACTAAACAACATAGCTTCTTTCATGGAATATTCTTTCTCGTTCACACAAGCACCAACTTTCTTCCGAAACTTTTTCTTTATTATAGCAGTAAAGCAAACGTAATTAAAGTAAGAATAGTAAAATAATTTACAGTAGTCGCATACATAGAAGTTTGTGGTATTTATTGCAACGGAATAACTAGGTAGTTATTTCATATTAGCTATTTTAAAAATAGTTTATATGCGCCAAAGACTGATGTGAGCAAATACAACAATACAGCAGAGCTACGCAACAACCACAAAGTAAGTAAAAGTTCTTAGAGATGAAAAAAACAGCGGCCCGAAGGCTGCTGTTTTATGCACTTTGTGTATCGTCGTCAACTTTTTCAGATTTTGGTTTATCAACATTTTTTTCTTTTTTGTCTTTACTAATCGTGTTTTGCAATTCCTCAATGGCATTTTGGATCGCCATAATTTCCAATTGAAGATGTTCTTTGGCAGGAGCAGTGCTTTCCGTCCAAGTTTCAAGTGAAGCTTTTAATCCCTCAACTGCTTCAGGTAATTGTGATTTTGCTTCTTCTGTTAACTGATTAAAAGATTCTTTTACACCATTTACTTTTTCTTTTAGTTCATTTAAGTATTCTTTCCATTCAGAGGATGTGGATTTCATGGTAGAGCGGAATTTCTGTCCTGATTGTGGTGCAGAAAATAAAGCAGTTGCAGCGCCAGCTGCTAACCCAGTTGCAAGTCCTAAGAAAAATCTTGATGCTGTCATGTATAAAACGCCCCTTTCTTTCTATAGTGTTCTTTTCCTCTATTATACCTAATTAAAACATATAAATGAATGACTATTCAAAAAAAAGAGCTTTTCACCATAAAAGATGATGAAAGCCCTTTTTTTAAGCGGCTTGTGAAACAGCCGTTTCGAATTTTGATCGCTTAACCAATGTAATCACAATCGGGTAAATAAAAGCGAAAGCGATTCCGTTTAACAAGACCGCAGGCAACACTACTGTGACAAACAACAAACTAAAAGGAATGTTTGCACCAATAACGAAAATAGCAGCAGAAAGGAAGATCGTTCCCGATAATACAGTTCCCATTGCAACAAGGGCAATCGTAACGGGTAACTTAGAAACGAATTTTTTCAATAGCATGACCAAAGCAAGGAACACAAACGCTGTGATAAATTTATCGATAATATTCGGGAAAAAGCCACCTGGGAATGTCGAGAATAGACCTG includes these proteins:
- a CDS encoding peptidylprolyl isomerase; the protein is MKKSFLTFTLAASVLALSACSDGGDEKAIVTSDVGDVTKEELYQEMKTSIGEQAIQILLIEKVLAENFDVSDKEVNAEYDSNKEELGESFDQFLEQNNQTEESYKKVIRLNLLQEKALTEGIDVTDEEIQAQYDRQGTELNARHILVADEETANSLKKQLDEGADFAKLAEENSTDTGSAAKGGNVDWFGPGAMVPEFEEAAYNLEIDKISDPVQSEFGFHIIQVLEKRQVKDQPALEDQKEEIRSEIALTKADQTTLLPKVAELMKEANVEIQDEDLKGALDDILNPPAPAAPAGE
- a CDS encoding DUF3267 domain-containing protein; its protein translation is MHCWKTINLKKQYGFDRLFMISALFGTAVFMTSYIGLAIAYATPLSDQHFLFFILALLAVYPLHKILHFLPLIGCHKSLKLIIRKQLKVCPAILLHINEPVSKIRFLLSLATPFLVLNTVLVTASITMPAYSHYFTMLLAYHCALCLTDIIYIRNLSRSPKYSFIEETDTGFEILVPPIVS
- a CDS encoding HTH-type transcriptional regulator Hpr; translated protein: MNEKEYSMKEAMLFSQRIGQLSKALWKAVEKDWQMWIKPYDLNINEHHILWISYHLKGASISDVAKFGVMHVSTAFNFSKKLEERELLSFSKRDTDKRNTYVELTEKGEQLMQEMIENYHETPHSVIDGSLPLRKLYGKFPEFMDVMAVIRNIYGEDFMEIFEASFKNIENRFSEENQVITRQKDLQ
- a CDS encoding YtxH domain-containing protein produces the protein MTASRFFLGLATGLAAGAATALFSAPQSGQKFRSTMKSTSSEWKEYLNELKEKVNGVKESFNQLTEEAKSQLPEAVEGLKASLETWTESTAPAKEHLQLEIMAIQNAIEELQNTISKDKKEKNVDKPKSEKVDDDTQSA
- a CDS encoding tryptophan transporter; translated protein: MNTKNLVLMALLVSVGATLYVVIPGINGGMKPDFMLTMMFVGILLFPNVKNVFLLAVTTGVLSGLFSTFPGGFFPNIIDKFITAFVFLALVMLLKKFVSKLPVTIALVAMGTVLSGTIFLSAAIFVIGANIPFSLLFVTVVLPAVLLNGIAFAFIYPIVITLVKRSKFETAVSQAA